From the Streptomyces sp. NBC_00654 genome, the window ACGCTGGGGATCACTCCTGCCACGCCGCAGGGCGCGCCGGCGCACTGATCCGGCCATCTCCGGGCTTCTCCGGGGCTTCTCCGGGCGAGGAAAGCGGTGGGGCGCGGACCGGATGACCGGTCCGCGCCCCGCCGCTCGTACCGCGCCCCGGCCCCGGCCCGGGGTGCGAGGGGTACGGGTGCCGGATCAGGCGAAGACGACGCAGGAGGCCGCAGGGGCCTCGATGGAGCCCGCGAACCGCGGGACTCCGGTCTCCGCGTCCACGCCGAACCAGCTCACGTCCCCGGAGTGCTCGTTGGCCGCGTACAGCCACTGGCCCGTGGGGTCGAGGGTGAGATCGCGCGGCCAGCGGCCACCGCAGCTCACGGTCGCGGCCAGGGCCGCGCTCCCGCCCGTCTCGTCGAGGGTCACGACCGAGATGCTGTCGTGCCCGCGGTTGGCGGTCCACAGGAACCGTCCGTCGTGCGAGACCACCACTTCGGACGGGTAGGTACGCACCGTGTCGTCCGAGGACGGACGCTCGGGCAGGACCGCGATCTCACCGGCCGGTTCGAGGACCCCGGCGGCCGCGTCCCAGCGGCACACCGTGACGGTCGGCTCCAGCTCGTTGAGCACATAGGCGTGGGCGCCCCCGGGGTGGAAGGCCATATGACGCGGCCCGGTGCCCGGCCGCAGCGCCGTCTCACCGTGCAGGCTCAGGGCCCCGGTCCCGGGATCCAGGGCGCAGACGCGTACGGAGTCGGTGCCGAGGTCCACACTGAGCACCCACGCGCCCGAGGGGTCGGCGAGCACCTGGTGGGCGTGCGGGGCCGTCTGACGGCGGGCGTCCGGACCGCTGCCCTCGTGCTGGAGCACAAAGGCCGCCTCCCCGAGCGACCCGTCGGCCCGCACCGGCAGCGCGGTGACACTGCCCGAGCCGTAGTTGGCGGTGACCAGGTGACCGCCGGCGAGCGCGAGGTGGGTGGGAGCCTCACCGTTCACCGCCCGGATCCCGCCGAGAAGCCGCGGTACGCCGCCGCTGATGTCCAGGGCGGCAGCCGTGCCCCGGGTCGTCTCACCGACCGCGTACAGGGCGGTACCGCCCGGCCCCGGGCCCAGCCCGACGGCGAGGAACGACGGGTCCGGCACGACGTCCGTGGACCCGAGAACGCTGAGTGCGCCGGTGTCGCGGTCCACGGCGACGGCGGTGATGCCCGGCCCGCCGTTCGAGGTGAACGACCCTATGAATGCCCGCCCGGCGCTGTCGCCGCCCATCGCGCTACCCCTTTTCACCGTTCGTCGCGATCTTCACGGCCGACGGTAGCAGGCAGCGCCCGGCCCCGGTCCGGACCAATCCGGTGCCGAACCGAGGGACGCCGGCTCTCCGGCCCACGCCACCGCTCCCGTACCCCGTTCGCGCTCGCGGTCAGAGGTTGGTCAGGGGCAAGAGGCAGCGGACAGGAGCAGTGGCAGTGGCAGTGGGAGTGGGAGCAGGGTCAGGCGGGGACGAGCGGCGCCCGGGGTGAGCTGCGCAGCGGTGCGGCGAGATCCGCCAGCGCACTCTCCAGCGCGTGCAGATGTACGAGCGCGGCCTCGGCCCCCGGGTGGTGGTGCGGCGCCTGGAGGGGTACGGCCGACCGGTCCGTGCGGGGCTGTCCGGACGGCGCCAGGGCCAGCACGGCGGCCTCCACCCGGTGGCAGGCGGCGGTGAGGCGCGCGTCGTGGGAGGCGTCCGGGTCGGCGGCCACGGAAGCGAGGCCGCGCACCTCGCGGGCGCACGCGTCGAGCAGGTCCAGGACCTGGCGGGCGCGGACCTTGCGGGCGCGCAGGGGGCTGAGGGGGTGGACGAGCGGGGCGAGGGAGAGCCTGGCCCGGCCCAGCAGCAGCTCCAGTTCGGCGGCGAGCGGTGCCGGGTCGGCGTGCTGGTCACCGGCCAGCCGCATCGCCGCCGCACCGGTGCAGCGGTGCACGCAGTTCAGGGCCCGCTGTATCCAGGCCTCGGTGGTGGCATGCGTGGTGACGGGCAGGATCAGCGCGACCCCGAGGGCCGCACCGAGTGCCCCGGCGGCGGTCTCCTCGAAGCGGAGCCACAGCAGCCCGGGGTTCAGGACACCGAGGAGTCCGTAGAGCAGTCCGGCCATGACGGTGACGAAGAAGGTCATCCAGCTGTACGAGGGGGCCGCCGTGTAGAAGATCCCGAAGACGCAGACGGCGACGAGGGCGGTGGTGGGCGCGGGTGCCCCGTGCAGCGGTACGGCGACGAGCAGCCCGACGCCGATGCCCGCGACGGTCCCGATGACCCGGCGGAAGCCCCGGACCAGCGTCTCGCCGCGCGAGGCGGTGTTGACGAAGATCCACCAGGCGGTGCCGACCGCCCAGTACCAGCGGTCCGGGGAGAGCAGCAGCCCCACCACGAGCGCGATCCCGCAGGCCGCGGTGGCCTGGAGGGCCTGCCGGGTGGTGGGCCTGGCGAGGCCGCGCCCGGTGAGAGGCGCGGGCTGGGCGGGCGGCGGGGTGCGGCGCTCGACGCACCAGAGGCCGAACCGGACCGCGCAGGAAGCCGCGACGGCCAGCGCCACCGCTCCGTACAGCTCGGGCAGCTGGCCCGGGACGGCGTGCAGGAACTGGGTGCTGAAGAACATCATGAAGCCGAAGATGCCCAGGGCGTGGCCGCGTGGGCCCCAGCGGCGCGCGTACACCCCGGCGAAGACGACGGCCAGCCAGCAGCCGGCCCGCAGCAGGGGCTGCCCGTGCAGGGTGCTCGCCAGGGCGAGGACCGGGAAGCCGGCCACGGGCAGCAGCAGGGTGGTGACCGCCTGCCCGCGGACGGTGGGGTCACCGACCGTGAACAGCGCCAGGAGTGCGGCGAGACCTCCGGTGATGGAGGCGGTGAGGGACAGGCCGGCCAGTTCGGCCGCGGCCACGGCCAGGCCGATGCCGAGCACGGCGCGCAGGGAGACCCGCAGTCGCACAAGCCCCGGATCCGGGGCCACGAACATCCTCTTCACGACGGTCGGACCGCCCCCTTCGCCTGGTGAACACCCTCTTGTGCATGGCAAAGGCGCCGCGGAACCGGAAGCGGCTTCGTCGCCGTCCGGCGCTGCGCGGCGCCATCTATCGGCAAAGGAAAGCACTTGTCGGGACAGTGGCCCAAATCGACCGGTTAGCACTGTGCCATTGGTACAGTCAGGACTGGTATCGATCAACCAGGAAGAAGCCAACGGACCATGGCAGTGGACGCCCTCGACACCCGCATCCTGCGGCTGCTCATCGAGCAGCCACGTACCAGCGTGCGTGAGTACGCGCGCGTCCTCGGGGTGGCCCGCGGCACTCTGCAGGCCCGGCTCGACCGGCTGGAACGGGACGGAGTGATCACGGGCACCGGCCCGGCCCTCTCCCCGGCGGCGCTCGGCCACCCGGTCCTGGCCTTCGTCCATCTGGAGGTCACCCAGGGGCATCTGGACGATGTGGGGGACGCGCTCGCCGCCGTCCCCGAGATCATCGAAGCGTTCTCCACCACCGGGGGCGGGGATCTGCTGACCCGGGTCGTGGCCCGGGACAACGGGCACCTGGAGGATGTGATCCAGCAGCTGATCCAGCTGCCCGGGGTGGTCCGGACACGGACCGATGTGGCGCTGCGCGAGCGGGTGGCGCACCGGGTGCTGCCGCTGGTGGAAGCGGTGGGGCGGGCGGCCGCGACCGCCGGCTGACCGGAGGTCGCGGACCGCCGGCACCGCCCGGTCCGGGGCCGCACCGTCCACGATCTGCCGATCCGTCATCTCCCGGCCACGCCTGAGGACGGCCGGAGCGGCCGACGGGGCATTCGCGGTCCTACGGACCGATATCCTGACCGGGTCGCGCGTCCCACCCCTGTCCCGCTCCCGAAGAGTGCGAAGAGGGGCGGGTCCCACGACAGTCGGAGCGGGCCACAATTCGAGATTGGTGTACAGGTGCTGGTAGCTGGTCGGTACCGGTTGGTATCCCCCATCGGTCGTGGCGGCATGGGCGAGGTATGGCGTGCCACGGACGAGGTGCTGGGCCGGGCCGTGGCCGTGAAGCTGCTGCTGGGAGACCACGCGGACGCCTCGTCGACGGCCCGCTTCCGCATGGAGGCGCAGACCGCCGCCCGGCTGAGCCACCCTCACCTGGTCGCCGTGTTCGACTTCGGCGCGTGGGAGGACCGCTTCTATCTGGTGATGGAGCTGGTCGAGGGCCGGAGCCTGAGCGACGTACTCGCCACACAGGAGACCGTCCATCCAGAGCAGGTGGCCCTGATCGCGGGTCAGGCAGCCGCGGGGCTGGCCGCCGCACACCGTCAGGGCATCGTCCACCGGGACATCAAGCCCGGCAACCTGATGCTGGACGCGGAGGGGTCGGTGAAGATCGGCGACTTCGGGATAGCCCAGTTCGTCGACGACCCCTCCACCGCGTTGACGACGGCCGGTCACATCGTGGGCACCAGCCTCTACTTGGCGCCGGAACGCGCGCTGGGCCGCACGGCCGACTCCGCCTCCGACATGTACTCCCTCGGCTGCGTCATCTACCAACTCCTGCTGGGGCAGCCGCCGTTCCGCTCCGACACCGCGACCGCGACGCTCTACCAGCACGTCGACACGGCGCCGGTGCCGCTCAGACAGCGGGGCGTGGACATCTCCGCCGCGTTCGACTCGTTCCTGCTGGGGCTGCTCGCGAAGCAGCCCGAGGACCGGCCTAGCGCCCAGCAGGTCTCCGACTGGTTCCGCACCGACGCCTGGCGCGGCCGCCCGGAGCCCCTGCCGATGCAGACACCGCTCGCCCCGCGGGCGTCCCGGCCCGCCCCGGCCGCGCCGCCGCGGGCGGCTCCGGTCACCCCGGCCGCCCCTGCGGGCCCCGGGACGTACCGGCTCCCGCAGCCCACGGGCAGAAGACGCAGCACCTCGAACAGAGCCGCTCCCGCCCGTCGGCGCAGCGCGCGTGAGGCGATCAAGCGGCGTCCCCGGGTGGCGAGCGCCATCGCGGGAACGGCGACGTTCCTGGCCGCGGTGTATCTGGGGATGATCCTGTTCTCACCGGACTCCAGCTCGGCCGGCACACCTGACTCCGGGCCCGCTTCCGGCCCGGCCCCGACGGCGGGCACCGACGCACCGGCACGGGGCGACGCGGACGGCGACCGCTCCACCGGGAGCGGTCCGGCGCAGAACCAGCAGAGCCAGCAGAACCAGCCTCCGCAGAACCAGGCCCCGCAGGACGCGTCGGCCGGGGGCGGCGAACAGCCGCAGGACGGCGGGCAGCAGCAGGACGGCGGGCAGCAGGGCCAGGGCCACGGGAAGCGGCAGGGCGACCGGGACAACGGGCACGACGGGGACGAGGAGGACCAGGAGGACTGAAGCTCGGCGCGCGCCGCACGGCGTACGGCCGGCCGCCTACCGCGGCTGTGTCGCGATCTGGATCAGGTTGCCGCAGGTGTCGTCCAGGACGGCGGTGGTGACGGGGCCCATCTCCAGGGGCTCCTGAGTGAAGCGGACGCCGAGGCCGCTCAGCCGCTCGTACTCCGCCCGTACGTCGTCGACGGCGAACTGGGCGAGCGGGATGCCGTCCTCGACGAGTGCGTCGCGGTAGGTCCTGGCCGCCGGGTGGCCCGCGGGCTCCAGCAGAAGTTCGGTACCGCCGGGCTCCTCGGGCGAGACGACGGTCAGCCACCGGTCCTTCTCCCCCAGCGGGACGTCGTGCTTCTTCACGAAGCCGAGGATCTCGGTGTAGAAGCGCAGGGCCTCGGCCTGGTCGTCGACGAAGACGCTGGTCAGGTGGATCTTCATGGGGTGCTCTTCTCCGGTCCGGATGTGTCGGGCACGGGCCAGCGCTCGGCGATCTGCCGCAGCGGGGCAGTGTTCAGGTCATGGAATTTGCAGCGGCCCTCCCGCCTGGTCCCGACGAGACCGGCGGCCTCCAGTACGGCGAGGTGCTGGGAGACGCCCTGGCGCGAGATCCCGAGCCGATGCTTCATGCTCAGGCGCGCGCAGATCTCGAACAGCGTCTGTCCCGACTTCTCCGCGAGCTCGTCCAGGATGGTGCGGCGGGTGGGGTCGGCCAGGGCTTTGAATATGTCGTCGGCCACGACCCCAGAATAGGCAAACGTTCACTTGCCTATCAAGTCGGGAGACACCGCACCCCGCACCGGCCCGCTGGCAGCGCACGCGCCGGGAGCACCGGAGACGCCGGGAACACTGTGGACGCCGGGGACGCCGTTCGGGCGGCGGCAGGGACCGGCCGGCCGGCCGCCCGAACGCGCCTCAGCCGGTGGTGACGCGGACGTAGTCGATGACGAGTCGCTGCGGGAACGCGGTGCTCCCGTCGGGGTCGCCGGGCCAGTAGCCGCCGACCGCGAGATTGAGGATCAGGAAGAACGGCTTGTTGAACACCCACTGCTTTCCGCCGAGGTCGGCCGGAGTGCGCCGCTGGTACACCGTGCCGTCGACGGACCAGGTCACGGAGTCCGGGGCCCAGTCGACGGCGAAGGTGTGGAAGTCGTCGGCGAAGGCGGCCCCGCCCGGGAGCGTGTAGCCGGCGCCGATGCCGCCCGAGCCGGAGTAGCCGGGGCCGTGCAGGGTGCCGTGGACCGTGCCCGGTTCGAAGCCGACGTTCTCCATGACGTCGATCTCACCGCTGTTGGGCCAGCCGACACTGCCGATGTCGTCGCCGAGCATCCAGAACGCGGGCCACATGCCCTGACCGCGCGGCACCTTCATCCTGGCCTCGACATGGCCGTACGCCGTGGTGAACCTGCCGGAGGTGTTGAGCCGGGCCGAGGTGTACTGACAGGTGCCGTACCAGCACTGGTAGTTGGCGGGATTCTCCTTGCGGGCCGTGATGACGAGATTGCCCTGACCGTCGAGGGCGGCGTTGTCGTTGCCCGCGGTGTAGAACTGCCGCTCGTGGTTGTTGACGTTGTCCCCGGTCTCGATCTGCCACCTGCCGCCGTCCACGGCGGACCCGGCCGGGCCGTCGAAGTCGTCGGAGAAGGTGACCGCCGAAGGCGCCGCAGCCGCGTGGGGGACGGCTGGGTGACCTGCGGGTCCGGGGGCGGGGGCGGCTCCGGCGGGCAGGGCCGTCACCAGCGCGGAAGCACAGAGCAGGGAGAGCGCGTACAGCGTGGTGCGGCGGCGCCCGGAGGCGGACCGCACGGCGTGGCGCGAGAGGTGCACAGTCATCACATCACTTTTGTGTGGGGGTATGCGCATGACAGACACACGCCGAGAGGTGAACGATCTGAGGGATCACCTCGGGCGCACTTTTCACTACTTGTTTTAAAGGAGCCCTCGAAGGAGCGTCAATGGCCTGGTCCAGACCGGAACGGGAACGGAATACGCCCCTGGCATGTGCGCCTGAACCCGGTGCCTCGTCGGCCTTTCCGGCTACCGTCCGTCGTGCGGTCCACGGCCCGCGGCGGCACAGTGGAAGAAGGCAGCACGGGCGGAGGGAGCACGGCGTGGACGGCGACGGCACACTTCGGCCCCACTTCGTGGTGCAGATCCACGACGCACGGCGCATGCACTTCGACTTCCGGCTGGAGGTCGGCGGCGTGCTGAAGTCGTGGGCGGTTCCCCGGGGCCCTTCCGAGAACCCGAGCGACCGGCGGCTGGCCGTTCCGACGGAGGATCACCCGCTGGAGTACCGCGAGTTCGAAGGGGTCATCCCGCGGGGCGAGTCCGGCAGCGGCACCGTGATCGTGTGGGACCAGGGCACGTACCGCCCGCTCAGCCACGACCGGCAGGGCGCCTCCGTACCGTTCGAGGAGTCGCTGGCCCTCGGTCACGCCACGTTCTGGCTGTACGGCGCCAAACTGCACGGCGAGTTCGCCCTCACCCGGTTCCGGGTGGGCGACGAGCCGGACGCGGCGGGCCAGGAGGCATGGCTCCTGATCAAGGCCAACGACCGGCTGGCCGTGCGCGACAGACCCGGCTCGCCCGACCCGTACCATGCCCGGTCGGCGCGCACCGGGCGGACGCTGCACCAGGTCGCCGCCGCCGCGCGGGGGCATGACAGCTGAAGCGTTCACCCGGACGCGGAAGGGCACGGCCGAGGAGAGGCGCGGTGCGCGGGGCCCGGTGCGCGGTGCGCGGGGCCCGGTGCGCGGGGCCCGGTGCGCGGGGCCCGGTGCGCGGGGCCCGGTGCGCGGGGCCCGGTGCGCGGGGCCCGGTGCGCGGGGCCCGGTGCGCGGGGCCCGGTGCGCGGGGCCCGGTGCGCGGTGCGGTGGATCGCACGGAGCGTCTACGCGTCGTCGGCGCTCATGAGCTGTGCCAGGACGTCCGTGTAGCGGGACCGCCGGTCGGGGCGTGCGTGGGCGGCGGCCCGCCGGAGCGCGGGGACGGCTGCGGCTCCGAAGCGGCCGATGGCCTCGACTGCCGCGCCCCGGACGGTGGGCTGCGCGTGGCCGAGCAGTCCGGTCAGCGCGGGGATCGCCGGTTCCCAGCCCGCGTGGGCGAGTGTCCGGATGGCCATGCGCACCACATCGGGCTGGGGGTCGTCGAGCAGGAACATCGTCTGCCGCGCATGGGTGGAACGGTCCAGCAGAGCGCGCGAGGTCCGGTGGGCGTGCAGACGTACA encodes:
- a CDS encoding VOC family protein; translated protein: MKIHLTSVFVDDQAEALRFYTEILGFVKKHDVPLGEKDRWLTVVSPEEPGGTELLLEPAGHPAARTYRDALVEDGIPLAQFAVDDVRAEYERLSGLGVRFTQEPLEMGPVTTAVLDDTCGNLIQIATQPR
- a CDS encoding helix-turn-helix transcriptional regulator; protein product: MADDIFKALADPTRRTILDELAEKSGQTLFEICARLSMKHRLGISRQGVSQHLAVLEAAGLVGTRREGRCKFHDLNTAPLRQIAERWPVPDTSGPEKSTP
- a CDS encoding DNA polymerase ligase N-terminal domain-containing protein; this translates as MDGDGTLRPHFVVQIHDARRMHFDFRLEVGGVLKSWAVPRGPSENPSDRRLAVPTEDHPLEYREFEGVIPRGESGSGTVIVWDQGTYRPLSHDRQGASVPFEESLALGHATFWLYGAKLHGEFALTRFRVGDEPDAAGQEAWLLIKANDRLAVRDRPGSPDPYHARSARTGRTLHQVAAAARGHDS
- a CDS encoding serine/threonine-protein kinase, with the protein product MGEVWRATDEVLGRAVAVKLLLGDHADASSTARFRMEAQTAARLSHPHLVAVFDFGAWEDRFYLVMELVEGRSLSDVLATQETVHPEQVALIAGQAAAGLAAAHRQGIVHRDIKPGNLMLDAEGSVKIGDFGIAQFVDDPSTALTTAGHIVGTSLYLAPERALGRTADSASDMYSLGCVIYQLLLGQPPFRSDTATATLYQHVDTAPVPLRQRGVDISAAFDSFLLGLLAKQPEDRPSAQQVSDWFRTDAWRGRPEPLPMQTPLAPRASRPAPAAPPRAAPVTPAAPAGPGTYRLPQPTGRRRSTSNRAAPARRRSAREAIKRRPRVASAIAGTATFLAAVYLGMILFSPDSSSAGTPDSGPASGPAPTAGTDAPARGDADGDRSTGSGPAQNQQSQQNQPPQNQAPQDASAGGGEQPQDGGQQQDGGQQGQGHGKRQGDRDNGHDGDEEDQED
- a CDS encoding lactonase family protein, which gives rise to MGGDSAGRAFIGSFTSNGGPGITAVAVDRDTGALSVLGSTDVVPDPSFLAVGLGPGPGGTALYAVGETTRGTAAALDISGGVPRLLGGIRAVNGEAPTHLALAGGHLVTANYGSGSVTALPVRADGSLGEAAFVLQHEGSGPDARRQTAPHAHQVLADPSGAWVLSVDLGTDSVRVCALDPGTGALSLHGETALRPGTGPRHMAFHPGGAHAYVLNELEPTVTVCRWDAAAGVLEPAGEIAVLPERPSSDDTVRTYPSEVVVSHDGRFLWTANRGHDSISVVTLDETGGSAALAATVSCGGRWPRDLTLDPTGQWLYAANEHSGDVSWFGVDAETGVPRFAGSIEAPAASCVVFA
- a CDS encoding glycoside hydrolase family 16 protein; this translates as MTVHLSRHAVRSASGRRRTTLYALSLLCASALVTALPAGAAPAPGPAGHPAVPHAAAAPSAVTFSDDFDGPAGSAVDGGRWQIETGDNVNNHERQFYTAGNDNAALDGQGNLVITARKENPANYQCWYGTCQYTSARLNTSGRFTTAYGHVEARMKVPRGQGMWPAFWMLGDDIGSVGWPNSGEIDVMENVGFEPGTVHGTLHGPGYSGSGGIGAGYTLPGGAAFADDFHTFAVDWAPDSVTWSVDGTVYQRRTPADLGGKQWVFNKPFFLILNLAVGGYWPGDPDGSTAFPQRLVIDYVRVTTG
- a CDS encoding FUSC family protein, yielding MFVAPDPGLVRLRVSLRAVLGIGLAVAAAELAGLSLTASITGGLAALLALFTVGDPTVRGQAVTTLLLPVAGFPVLALASTLHGQPLLRAGCWLAVVFAGVYARRWGPRGHALGIFGFMMFFSTQFLHAVPGQLPELYGAVALAVAASCAVRFGLWCVERRTPPPAQPAPLTGRGLARPTTRQALQATAACGIALVVGLLLSPDRWYWAVGTAWWIFVNTASRGETLVRGFRRVIGTVAGIGVGLLVAVPLHGAPAPTTALVAVCVFGIFYTAAPSYSWMTFFVTVMAGLLYGLLGVLNPGLLWLRFEETAAGALGAALGVALILPVTTHATTEAWIQRALNCVHRCTGAAAMRLAGDQHADPAPLAAELELLLGRARLSLAPLVHPLSPLRARKVRARQVLDLLDACAREVRGLASVAADPDASHDARLTAACHRVEAAVLALAPSGQPRTDRSAVPLQAPHHHPGAEAALVHLHALESALADLAAPLRSSPRAPLVPA
- a CDS encoding Lrp/AsnC family transcriptional regulator, with protein sequence MAVDALDTRILRLLIEQPRTSVREYARVLGVARGTLQARLDRLERDGVITGTGPALSPAALGHPVLAFVHLEVTQGHLDDVGDALAAVPEIIEAFSTTGGGDLLTRVVARDNGHLEDVIQQLIQLPGVVRTRTDVALRERVAHRVLPLVEAVGRAAATAG